A single genomic interval of Rhizobium leguminosarum bv. trifolii WSM1325 harbors:
- a CDS encoding inner-membrane translocator (PFAM: inner-membrane translocator~KEGG: rec:RHECIAT_CH0004211 putative sugar ABC transporter, permease protein), producing the protein MSQIAFWGAVELGLVYSFVALGVYLAFRVLDFPDLTVDGSFPLGAAVTAVLIIAGVNAWLAALIAMAAGAAAGMVTALLNVRFKILNLLASILTMIALFSVNLRVMGKPNVALINADTMISPFFGHGLRDFYVRPLFVGVLVVIALILVWRFLESDAGLAMRATGANARMARAQGVDTSRQIYLGMAISNALVALGGALFAQTNGFADVTSGVGTIVVGLAAVIIGETLLGRRGLLIALIGCVLGSILYRIAIQLALSSDVIGLQASDLNFVTAVLVTVALILPRLRGGAAS; encoded by the coding sequence TTGAGCCAAATCGCATTCTGGGGGGCCGTCGAACTCGGACTGGTCTATTCCTTCGTCGCCCTTGGGGTCTATCTCGCCTTCCGTGTTCTGGATTTCCCTGACCTGACGGTCGACGGCTCCTTTCCGCTTGGCGCGGCGGTGACGGCCGTGCTGATCATTGCCGGCGTCAACGCCTGGCTTGCAGCGCTGATCGCCATGGCCGCCGGTGCCGCCGCAGGCATGGTGACGGCGCTGCTCAACGTGCGCTTCAAGATCCTCAATTTGCTCGCCTCGATCCTGACGATGATCGCGCTGTTTTCCGTCAATCTGCGCGTGATGGGCAAACCCAATGTCGCGCTTATCAATGCCGACACGATGATCAGCCCGTTCTTCGGCCATGGCCTTCGCGATTTCTACGTGCGGCCGCTCTTCGTCGGTGTTCTCGTCGTCATCGCGCTCATCCTGGTCTGGCGTTTCCTGGAAAGCGATGCCGGGCTGGCAATGCGGGCGACCGGCGCCAATGCAAGGATGGCGCGGGCCCAGGGCGTCGATACCAGCCGGCAGATCTATCTCGGCATGGCGATCTCCAATGCGCTGGTGGCGCTCGGCGGTGCGCTGTTTGCCCAGACGAACGGCTTTGCCGACGTCACCTCGGGCGTCGGCACGATCGTCGTTGGTCTGGCTGCCGTCATCATCGGCGAGACGCTGCTCGGGCGGCGCGGTCTGCTGATCGCGTTGATCGGCTGCGTGCTCGGCTCAATCCTCTATCGCATCGCGATCCAGCTGGCGCTTTCGAGCGACGTCATCGGCCTGCAGGCATCCGACCTCAATTTCGTCACGGCCGTGCTGGTGACCGTGGCGCTCATCCTTCCCCGTTTGCGCGGAGGTGCCGCGTCATGA
- a CDS encoding radical SAM enzyme, Cfr family (TIGRFAM: radical SAM enzyme, Cfr family~PFAM: Radical SAM domain protein~KEGG: rec:RHECIAT_CH0004213 hypothetical protein), whose amino-acid sequence MSVMDAIDVITSQAPRAASGVEKPSLIGLSREEMGAALREKGVAEKQIKMRVSQLWNWIYVRGVSDFDHMTNVAKDMREMLKQHFTIERPEIVEEQVSNDGTRKWLLRFPARGAGRPVEIEAVYIPEEGRGTLCLSSQVGCTLTCSFCHTGTQRLVRNLTAEEILSQLLLARDRLGDFPDREAPQGTIMPAEGRKVSNIVMMGMGEPLYNFDAVKQALLIATDGDGLSLSRRRVTLSTSGVVPEIFRTGEEIGVMLAISLHAVRDDLRDLLVPINKKYPLKELIEACRTYPGLSNARRITFEYVMLKDVNDSLEDAKGLIKLLKGVPAKINLIPFNPWPGTNYQCSDWEQIEKFADFINSAGYASPIRTPRGRDILAACGQLKSESERMRKTDRLAFEAMMIANHGADD is encoded by the coding sequence ATGTCCGTCATGGATGCGATTGATGTCATCACGTCTCAGGCGCCTCGTGCCGCTTCCGGCGTCGAGAAGCCGTCCCTGATCGGGCTGTCACGCGAGGAGATGGGGGCGGCACTCCGGGAAAAGGGTGTGGCCGAGAAGCAGATCAAGATGCGCGTCTCGCAGCTCTGGAACTGGATCTATGTGCGCGGGGTCTCTGACTTCGACCATATGACGAATGTCGCCAAGGACATGCGGGAGATGCTGAAGCAGCATTTCACCATCGAACGTCCCGAGATCGTCGAGGAGCAGGTCTCCAACGACGGCACGCGCAAATGGCTGCTGCGCTTTCCCGCCCGCGGCGCCGGGCGTCCAGTCGAGATCGAGGCCGTCTACATTCCGGAAGAGGGCCGCGGCACGCTCTGCCTTTCCAGCCAGGTCGGCTGCACGCTCACCTGTTCCTTCTGTCATACCGGGACACAGCGTCTGGTGCGCAACCTGACGGCGGAGGAAATTCTTTCGCAGCTGCTGCTTGCCCGCGACCGGCTTGGGGATTTCCCGGACCGTGAAGCGCCGCAGGGCACGATCATGCCTGCCGAGGGCCGCAAGGTCAGCAACATCGTCATGATGGGCATGGGTGAGCCGCTTTATAACTTCGATGCCGTCAAACAGGCATTGCTGATCGCCACGGATGGTGACGGCCTGTCGCTGTCCAGGCGCCGCGTGACGCTTTCTACTTCTGGCGTTGTGCCGGAGATCTTCCGCACCGGCGAGGAAATCGGCGTCATGCTGGCGATTTCGCTGCATGCGGTGCGCGACGATCTGCGCGACCTTCTGGTGCCGATCAACAAGAAGTATCCGCTGAAGGAGCTGATCGAAGCCTGCCGGACCTATCCTGGCCTTTCGAACGCACGGCGCATCACCTTCGAGTATGTGATGCTGAAGGATGTCAACGACAGCCTGGAAGACGCCAAGGGGCTGATCAAGCTCCTGAAAGGCGTGCCGGCGAAGATCAACCTCATTCCGTTCAATCCGTGGCCCGGCACCAATTACCAGTGTTCGGACTGGGAGCAGATCGAGAAGTTCGCCGATTTCATCAATTCGGCAGGCTATGCCTCGCCGATCCGCACACCCCGCGGTCGCGACATTCTTGCCGCCTGCGGCCAGCTGAAATCGGAGTCGGAACGCATGCGCAAGACCGATCGTTTGGCCTTCGAGGCGATGATGATCGCCAATCACGGCGCCGACGACTGA
- a CDS encoding protein of unknown function DUF534 (PFAM: protein of unknown function DUF534~KEGG: ret:RHE_CH03929 putative ABC transporter, substrate-binding protein) gives MRPILLALAATLVLSLPAKADDVTVAVTAIVEHPALDAARKGVLDALTAAGYKEGENLKFVFESAQGNPATAAQIARQFAGDEPNVIVPISTPSAQAVVSSTRDIPVVFTAVSDPLGAQLVKNMDKPGGNVTGLSDMSPVAEHLALIKEILPDVKTIGYLYNSGEANSVSLLAVLKAEAEKAGLKVVESAATKSAEVQGATRALVGRADVIYIPTDNTIISALEGAVAVAEESKLPLFTADTDSVSRGSIAALGFNYYDVGKQTGEIVVRVLKGENPGDIAVKTAAGSDLVVNKAAAEKMGVTLPQSVLSRATKVIE, from the coding sequence ATGCGCCCGATTTTGCTCGCTCTTGCCGCCACTTTGGTCCTTTCCCTGCCTGCAAAGGCCGATGATGTCACCGTCGCCGTGACGGCGATCGTCGAACATCCGGCGCTGGATGCGGCGCGCAAGGGCGTTCTCGATGCGCTTACGGCTGCCGGCTACAAGGAAGGCGAGAACCTGAAATTCGTGTTCGAATCGGCGCAGGGCAATCCGGCGACGGCAGCCCAGATCGCCCGCCAGTTCGCCGGTGACGAGCCCAATGTCATCGTGCCGATCTCGACACCCTCGGCCCAGGCCGTCGTCTCCTCGACGCGCGACATTCCTGTCGTCTTCACGGCCGTGTCCGATCCGCTCGGCGCCCAGCTCGTCAAGAACATGGACAAGCCCGGCGGCAATGTCACAGGCCTCTCCGATATGTCGCCGGTCGCCGAGCACCTCGCGCTGATCAAGGAAATCCTGCCCGATGTGAAAACCATCGGCTATCTCTACAATTCAGGCGAGGCGAATTCCGTTTCGCTGCTCGCCGTGTTGAAAGCTGAAGCCGAAAAGGCTGGCCTGAAGGTAGTCGAATCGGCTGCCACCAAATCGGCCGAGGTCCAGGGTGCGACACGCGCGCTCGTCGGCCGCGCCGATGTGATCTACATTCCGACCGACAACACGATCATCTCCGCGCTCGAAGGCGCTGTCGCGGTGGCCGAGGAGAGCAAGCTGCCGCTCTTTACCGCCGATACGGATTCGGTTTCGCGTGGCTCGATCGCTGCCCTCGGCTTCAACTATTATGATGTCGGCAAGCAGACCGGCGAGATCGTCGTGCGTGTGCTGAAGGGCGAGAACCCGGGCGACATCGCGGTCAAGACTGCCGCCGGCAGCGACCTCGTCGTCAACAAGGCGGCGGCCGAGAAGATGGGGGTCACGCTGCCGCAGAGCGTGCTTTCCCGCGCTACCAAAGTCATCGAATAA
- a CDS encoding conserved hypothetical protein (KEGG: ret:RHE_CH03931 hypothetical protein), with protein MFVKSIVSALALTLVMAGVATAQQAAPNRIQQFQAWGAYSYKSGSSTVCYVLSVPTAKQPASVDHGDNFFIVSQRPGQNISYEPQAMMGYTVKENSKINVVIDNKTFVMFTKDKAGWVENAAQEPALVAAMKTGHSMTVNAVSRKGTGTSYSYSLSGISAALKQIETCK; from the coding sequence ATGTTTGTAAAAAGTATCGTATCCGCTCTCGCACTCACCCTTGTTATGGCCGGAGTTGCGACAGCGCAGCAGGCCGCGCCGAACCGCATCCAGCAGTTCCAGGCATGGGGCGCTTACTCCTACAAGTCGGGCAGCAGCACCGTCTGCTACGTGCTGTCCGTTCCGACGGCAAAGCAGCCGGCAAGCGTCGACCACGGCGACAATTTCTTCATCGTCTCCCAACGTCCGGGCCAGAATATCTCCTACGAGCCGCAGGCGATGATGGGCTACACGGTCAAGGAAAATTCGAAGATCAACGTCGTCATCGACAACAAGACCTTCGTAATGTTCACCAAGGACAAGGCCGGCTGGGTCGAGAACGCTGCCCAGGAGCCGGCCCTCGTCGCCGCGATGAAGACCGGTCATTCGATGACGGTCAATGCCGTTTCGCGCAAGGGCACCGGCACCTCCTACAGCTATTCGCTCTCGGGTATCTCGGCTGCGCTGAAGCAGATCGAAACCTGCAAGTAA
- a CDS encoding RNA polymerase, sigma-24 subunit, ECF subfamily (TIGRFAM: RNA polymerase sigma factor, sigma-70 family~PFAM: sigma-70 region 2 domain protein; Sigma-70 region 4 type 2; sigma-70 region 4 domain protein~KEGG: rec:RHECIAT_CH0004215 probable RNA polymerase sigma factor protein (sigma-70), ECF family) — MDAEERQRFAALAKAVANDRDQQAFSILFDYFAPRLKAWLMRQRMTSGEAEELVQEIMIVLWHKAELYDATRSSLSTWLFRIARNRRIDMQRRANTRIFDETDPALQPPADIGAEEIIANDDRDAKIRAAVGQLPEEQRDMLRAAFFLGQSHSEIAEATGLPLGTVKSRIRLAFGKLRKVLEREIA; from the coding sequence ATGGATGCCGAGGAAAGACAGCGTTTCGCTGCCCTCGCGAAGGCCGTCGCGAACGATCGCGACCAGCAGGCCTTTTCCATCCTGTTCGACTATTTCGCACCCCGCCTGAAAGCCTGGCTGATGCGCCAGAGGATGACATCAGGCGAGGCTGAGGAACTGGTCCAGGAGATCATGATCGTGCTCTGGCACAAGGCAGAGCTCTACGATGCCACGCGATCTTCCCTCTCGACCTGGCTTTTCCGTATTGCCCGTAACCGCCGCATCGACATGCAGCGGCGCGCCAACACCCGCATCTTCGATGAGACCGATCCGGCCCTGCAGCCGCCGGCCGATATCGGCGCGGAAGAAATCATCGCCAATGACGATCGCGACGCCAAGATACGCGCCGCCGTCGGCCAATTGCCGGAGGAACAGCGCGACATGCTGCGAGCCGCCTTCTTCCTCGGTCAATCGCATTCGGAGATCGCCGAAGCGACCGGACTGCCGCTCGGCACGGTGAAGTCGCGTATCCGGCTTGCCTTCGGCAAGCTCCGCAAGGTGCTGGAACGCGAAATCGCCTGA